Proteins from a single region of Engystomops pustulosus chromosome 5, aEngPut4.maternal, whole genome shotgun sequence:
- the LOC140133849 gene encoding uncharacterized protein yields MRTTRRAKASSRITTKAIASLLLENRKSTRKLSCPQCNKSFRYGSALEAHLRVHSGDRPHKCELCNRSFSHKSGLNIHRRKHSRASAREPPGVENISPSKVPRRCKTRDTSEPTRHPRTGLRSSRTKKGKSRRGKKERTSRKAAARKAGRCATRGQPEVEKPLKCTHCERRFNSPLILEAHHRIHTGKLPYPCLFCDESFPMASLLAAHNNRHKGFKPYQCDQCDRNFNDQALFLTHKKTHNGEKPNQCNECHSWFPNHSSLLAHEESHQKPKPYQCPHCDKSFNNQGLFSAHEAVHTGNRPFKCIQCNESFFLKSQLVAHQDQHTLEKPYTCNQCDSSFNKKLTLLAHIRVHNMQTLQALKATRE; encoded by the coding sequence ATGAGGACAACCAGAAGAGCAAAGGCCTCATCCAGAATCACCACTAAAGCCATCGCCTCTCTCCTCCTGGAAAACAGAAAAAGCACAAGAAAACTGTCCTGTCCGCAGTGCAATAAAAGCTTCCGATACGGCTCTGCCCTGGAAGCCCACCTCAGGGTCCACAGCGGAGACAGACCCCATAAGTGTGAGCTCTGTAACCGGAGCTTCAGTCACAAGTCGGGATTGAACATACACAGACGGAAACACTCCCGAGCCTCGGCCAGAGAGCCCCCGGGTGTGGAAAATATATCTCCTTCCAAGGTGCCCCGGAGATGTAAAACTAGAGACACTTCAGAACCAACCCGACATCCTAGAACCGGACTGAGATCCAGCAGAACGAAGAAGGGGAAATCCAGGAGGGGGAAAAAGGAGAGAACCTCGAGAAAAGCCGCAGCTCGAAAGGCCGGCAGATGCGCGACCAGGGGGCAACCGGAGGTGGAGAAGCCTCTGAAATGTACTCACTGTGAGAGGAGATTTAACAGCCCCCTGATCCTGGAGGCGCACCACCGGATCCACACCGGCAAGCTGCCCTACCCTTGTCTGTTCTGTGACGAGAGTTTCCCGATGGCGTCGCTTCTTGCCGCTCATAACAACAGGCACAAGGGATTCAAGCCTTACCAGTGCGACCAATGCGACAGAAACTTCAACGACCAGGCGCTATTTCTGACTCACAAGAAGACGCACAACGGGGAGAAGCCCAACCAGTGCAACGAATGTCACAGCTGGTTCCCCAACCATAGCAGCCTATTGGCACACGAGGAAAGCCACCAGAAGCCCAAGCCCTACCAGTGCCCACACTGCGACAAGAGCTTCAACAACCAGGGCCTGTTCAGCGCCCACGAGGCCGTGCACACGGGCAACAGGCCCTTCAAATGCATCCAATGCAATGAGAGCTTCTTCCTCAAAAGCCAACTGGTGGCCCACCAGGACCAACACACCCTGGAGAAGCCCTACACGTGCAACCAGTGCGACAGCAGCTTCAATAAGAAACTGACGCTCTTGGCTCATATTCGGGTTCACAACATGCAAACGTTGCAGGCTCTGAAAGCCACTAGAGAATGA